The Stieleria sp. JC731 genome has a segment encoding these proteins:
- a CDS encoding low molecular weight protein-tyrosine-phosphatase: MTKSVLFVCMGNICRSPAAEAVMKRFAEEFGADVDVDSAGTHGYHVGEKADVRMRAAAEARGYELTSLARQVTKDDLEPGKFDLVLAMDNENYHGLVQLAGKPRDHIRVFSDYLDDTWPNDVPDPYYGEDDGFVEVLDMLEEGCPAILQTLTGEELFDEGF, from the coding sequence ATGACCAAAAGTGTGCTATTTGTCTGCATGGGGAACATTTGCCGATCACCCGCAGCAGAAGCCGTAATGAAGCGTTTTGCCGAGGAATTCGGCGCCGATGTCGACGTCGATTCGGCTGGAACGCATGGGTATCACGTTGGCGAAAAGGCTGACGTCCGGATGCGAGCCGCGGCCGAAGCGCGTGGCTATGAATTGACTAGCTTGGCGCGGCAGGTCACCAAGGATGACTTGGAACCCGGGAAATTTGATCTCGTCCTCGCGATGGATAACGAGAACTACCACGGCTTAGTTCAGTTGGCTGGCAAGCCACGCGACCACATCCGTGTCTTCAGTGACTACTTGGATGACACCTGGCCGAACGATGTTCCCGACCCGTATTATGGCGAGGACGATGGGTTCGTTGAAGTTCTCGATATGCTCGAAGAAGGTTGTCCGGCAATTTTACAAACGTTAACCGGCGAAGAGCTATTTGACGAGGGATTTTAA
- a CDS encoding beta-ketoacyl-[acyl-carrier-protein] synthase family protein, producing the protein MDNVAYRRVVITGTGVISPLGNNPQDLVARLRSGQSGITPLTQVPQGVLSISHAAEASEFTGDIGDYGPMDKKLQRTIRKGSKVMCREIEMGVAAAQLALHDSGIDQCEVDRERFGVVYGSDYIMSLPQEFASGIAKCVDDEGNFHFEKWGSEGKPEVNPLWLLKYLPNMPASHIAIYNDLRGPNNSLTVREASAGVAMAEAFSTISRGHADVLVVGSTGSRIHPLRSLHAAMQETLASEQDDPTTMSRPFAEGRDGSVLGEGAGAIICESLEHAQARNANILGEIVGYGSSAVGKLSGEEFLRTAIANVLRAALGDESPEAIGHIHAHGLGTPECDHQEASAIVDVFGPVSQQPAVTTAKGHFGNLGAGGGMVETIASLVSLGEKLFPIRNAKPLDEACPINACVDDSTEAGDQFINVNITPQGQASAIRIKLAS; encoded by the coding sequence ATGGACAACGTCGCCTACCGCCGGGTCGTCATTACCGGCACCGGTGTAATCTCACCTCTCGGAAACAACCCGCAGGATTTGGTCGCACGTTTGCGATCCGGCCAAAGCGGTATCACTCCTTTGACTCAGGTCCCCCAAGGCGTCCTTTCGATCAGCCACGCGGCCGAAGCATCGGAGTTCACCGGTGACATCGGTGACTATGGCCCGATGGACAAAAAGCTGCAGCGGACAATTCGCAAAGGCAGCAAAGTGATGTGCCGCGAAATCGAGATGGGAGTCGCTGCGGCCCAATTGGCCCTTCATGATTCCGGTATCGACCAGTGCGAAGTCGATCGCGAAAGGTTTGGCGTCGTCTACGGATCCGACTACATCATGTCGTTGCCGCAGGAGTTTGCCAGCGGGATCGCCAAGTGCGTCGACGACGAAGGAAACTTTCACTTTGAAAAGTGGGGCTCCGAAGGCAAGCCCGAAGTCAATCCGCTGTGGCTGTTGAAGTACTTGCCGAATATGCCGGCAAGCCATATCGCCATCTACAACGACCTTCGTGGACCGAACAATTCGCTGACCGTGCGTGAAGCTTCGGCCGGCGTTGCGATGGCGGAAGCTTTCTCGACAATCTCACGTGGACATGCGGATGTCCTCGTCGTCGGTTCGACTGGCTCACGAATCCACCCGCTCCGTTCGCTGCATGCGGCAATGCAAGAAACGCTTGCTTCGGAACAAGATGACCCAACGACCATGAGTCGCCCGTTCGCCGAAGGTCGCGACGGCAGCGTTCTTGGCGAAGGTGCAGGCGCGATCATCTGCGAATCACTTGAACATGCACAAGCACGCAACGCGAACATCCTAGGGGAGATCGTCGGGTACGGCAGCAGTGCGGTTGGCAAACTAAGCGGCGAAGAATTTCTTCGCACCGCGATTGCAAACGTGTTGCGTGCCGCGCTCGGAGACGAATCGCCGGAAGCGATCGGACACATCCACGCGCATGGGCTAGGCACACCTGAATGTGATCACCAAGAAGCCTCGGCGATTGTTGATGTGTTCGGACCGGTGTCGCAACAACCGGCGGTAACAACCGCGAAAGGTCACTTCGGAAACCTGGGTGCCGGCGGCGGAATGGTGGAGACCATCGCCAGTCTGGTTAGCTTGGGCGAAAAGCTATTCCCGATCCGAAATGCAAAGCCACTTGATGAAGCCTGCCCCATCAACGCATGCGTCGACGATTCGACAGAAGCGGGTGACCAATTCATCAATGTCAACATCACGCCGCAGGGCCAAGCGAGCGCAATCCGAATCAAGCTTGCCAGCTGA
- a CDS encoding DUF2237 family protein, giving the protein MAKNVLGTELGECSTDPMTGFYRDGCCNTGASDSGLHTVCAVMTAEFLDFSKSRGNDLSTPNPVYRFAGLKPGDRWCLCAARWKEAYDAGMAPQVVLSATHISTLEFASLEELQEHAADE; this is encoded by the coding sequence ATGGCGAAGAACGTTCTCGGGACGGAGTTGGGCGAGTGCAGTACAGATCCGATGACAGGGTTTTATCGTGATGGATGCTGCAACACCGGAGCCTCCGATTCGGGCTTGCACACCGTCTGCGCTGTCATGACTGCTGAGTTCCTCGATTTCAGCAAGTCTCGCGGCAATGACCTGTCGACACCCAACCCGGTTTATCGATTCGCGGGCCTAAAACCTGGAGACCGATGGTGTCTCTGCGCGGCCCGTTGGAAAGAAGCTTACGACGCCGGCATGGCTCCCCAGGTGGTGCTTTCGGCCACCCACATTTCGACGCTGGAATTTGCATCGCTCGAAGAATTACAGGAACACGCGGCAGACGAGTAG
- a CDS encoding ATP-dependent helicase, with protein MAKSLWNVMMEGHLRSPRLSLCCLMDVPPASNPKLLQHLTPEQQRAVVHVDGPMLILAGPGSGKTRVVTHRVAHLLEAGVPEWQIAALTFTNKAADEMRARVDSLAPGKQVWMGTFHRFCAQLLRRYASMVGLQENYSIYDSSDSKQAMKRAIEASGVSTTHASPDQIANLISKAKNKLITPEVWQTQIVSPQEKVASQVYPVYQQQLLVANAVDFDDLLLHVATMLRQNPELRADLDARFRYIMVDEYQDTNLAQYAIVRGLSVNYPNLSVTGDPDQSIYGWRGADLNNILDFEKDYPDVKTVRLEQNYRSTPNILRAADQLIRHNRRRKQKDLFTENDEGAPVTLRFCSDGFEEADSIADDIVNAIASETAKPSDFAIFCRMNSLTRSVEHALRGRGVPYQIVNGVEFYQRKEIKDVLAYLHLVNNPSHDVALTRVINTPTRGIGAKTVQRLQDYGHQCSIPMLEAARRVHEIDSIAKRSKTMVSRFVEIYDRVAAKATAPLEELMRYLVQETKYDDFLNKTSPESDDSSPLANVDELITAGADFDRRHPDDGSLDAFLEQVALVSDTDAFDDSDERVTLMTLHASKGLEFPRVYIIGVEDDLLPHKRSKEDDAQFEEERRLLFVGITRAEQWLQLSCCKRRMIRGDFRPVIPSPFLNELPLAEINRIESVRKGAWFDEVNQSTPSDWDMPEIQVNDDSAIDQDTSFDFGANEHEADEQGAKEHAAEFDQSEFAEAPAEEPAPANPVPQLGKLKTAADLMTVNRPPITAFQEGTKVQHREYGVGIITAVSGRGPKRMARVKFDDEEHSFRLAFAPLEIAE; from the coding sequence ATGGCCAAGTCGCTGTGGAACGTTATGATGGAAGGACATCTTCGTTCCCCTCGATTATCCCTTTGCTGCCTCATGGATGTGCCTCCCGCTTCGAATCCCAAGCTTCTGCAGCACTTGACCCCCGAGCAGCAGCGTGCAGTGGTTCACGTTGACGGTCCGATGCTAATTCTTGCCGGGCCAGGTAGCGGCAAAACTCGTGTTGTCACGCACCGGGTGGCGCATTTGCTTGAAGCTGGGGTTCCTGAATGGCAAATCGCGGCGTTGACGTTCACCAATAAGGCCGCCGACGAAATGCGTGCCCGTGTCGATTCTTTGGCACCGGGCAAGCAGGTGTGGATGGGGACCTTTCACCGCTTCTGCGCTCAACTGCTGCGGCGATACGCAAGCATGGTCGGGCTGCAGGAGAACTATTCGATCTATGATTCTTCAGACTCAAAGCAGGCGATGAAGCGGGCGATCGAAGCCTCGGGGGTTTCGACGACGCACGCGTCTCCAGATCAGATCGCGAATCTGATTAGTAAAGCGAAGAACAAGCTGATCACGCCGGAGGTTTGGCAAACACAGATCGTTAGCCCTCAGGAAAAGGTCGCTTCCCAAGTCTATCCGGTTTATCAGCAGCAGCTGCTTGTTGCGAACGCGGTGGACTTTGATGATCTGCTGCTGCACGTTGCGACAATGCTGCGGCAGAACCCCGAGTTGCGGGCCGACCTGGACGCGCGGTTTCGCTACATCATGGTGGACGAGTATCAGGATACCAACCTGGCTCAATATGCCATCGTCCGTGGGCTGTCGGTGAACTATCCGAACCTGTCGGTCACAGGTGACCCCGATCAATCGATTTATGGTTGGCGTGGTGCAGACCTAAATAACATTCTTGATTTCGAGAAAGACTATCCGGATGTCAAAACGGTACGGTTGGAGCAGAACTATCGCAGTACGCCGAACATCCTGCGTGCCGCGGACCAGTTGATTCGCCACAACCGTCGTCGCAAACAAAAGGACTTGTTTACCGAGAATGACGAAGGCGCACCGGTGACGCTGCGCTTTTGCTCCGACGGTTTCGAAGAAGCAGACTCAATCGCCGACGACATCGTCAATGCGATCGCAAGTGAAACGGCAAAGCCCAGTGACTTTGCGATATTCTGCCGGATGAATTCGTTGACACGTTCGGTGGAACACGCCCTTCGCGGACGTGGTGTTCCCTATCAGATTGTTAACGGGGTGGAGTTTTACCAGCGGAAGGAAATCAAAGATGTGCTCGCCTACCTGCACTTGGTTAATAACCCCAGTCACGATGTCGCGTTGACTCGCGTGATCAACACGCCGACACGAGGCATCGGTGCGAAAACCGTTCAACGATTGCAGGATTATGGCCACCAGTGTTCGATTCCAATGTTGGAAGCCGCACGACGTGTCCACGAGATTGACTCGATCGCCAAACGTAGCAAGACAATGGTCAGCCGGTTTGTCGAAATCTACGATCGTGTGGCGGCAAAGGCGACGGCTCCGCTAGAGGAGTTGATGCGGTATCTGGTTCAGGAAACCAAGTACGATGACTTCCTCAATAAAACGTCTCCTGAAAGTGATGATTCCAGTCCGCTAGCCAACGTGGATGAACTGATCACGGCGGGAGCTGACTTTGATCGTCGGCACCCGGATGACGGATCGCTTGATGCGTTTCTTGAACAAGTCGCGCTTGTCAGTGACACCGACGCGTTTGACGATTCCGATGAACGGGTCACGTTGATGACGCTACACGCGTCCAAGGGGTTGGAGTTCCCGCGCGTTTATATCATCGGGGTCGAAGACGACTTGTTGCCCCACAAGCGGTCCAAGGAAGACGACGCACAGTTCGAAGAAGAACGCCGACTGTTGTTTGTTGGGATCACAAGGGCCGAGCAATGGCTACAGCTTTCGTGTTGCAAGCGGCGAATGATTCGAGGCGATTTCCGCCCCGTGATTCCTAGCCCGTTCCTGAACGAACTGCCGCTTGCCGAAATCAACCGTATCGAATCGGTTCGAAAAGGTGCGTGGTTTGACGAGGTCAACCAGAGCACCCCGTCAGATTGGGATATGCCCGAAATCCAGGTTAACGATGACAGCGCTATCGATCAGGATACGTCGTTTGACTTTGGTGCCAATGAGCATGAAGCCGACGAGCAAGGAGCCAAAGAGCATGCTGCGGAGTTCGATCAATCGGAATTCGCGGAGGCTCCGGCGGAAGAGCCCGCGCCAGCCAACCCGGTTCCACAACTCGGCAAGCTAAAGACGGCTGCGGATTTGATGACGGTCAATCGGCCGCCAATTACCGCATTCCAAGAAGGGACCAAGGTCCAGCACCGCGAGTATGGCGTCGGGATTATCACGGCGGTCAGTGGGCGTGGCCCCAAGAGAATGGCGCGAGTCAAGTTTGATGACGAAGAGCACAGTTTTCGTCTGGCGTTTGCCCCACTGGAAATCGCTGAATGA
- a CDS encoding TIGR03009 domain-containing protein encodes MRLHRGHLFLLSIVCGALTFASPANAQQQAVAGAKPQAAAQPFPALTPAQQAELDRVLASWQQKSQSTKTLECKFERWHFDLLAAPAGVHAHKAEGVVKYANPDKGLFRVDSIMYYKGMKNGAPQFGPTANKYGEYWICNGVELIEYDREQKKCNVQSLPPNMQGTNIFNSPLPFVFNLDAQQIKERYWVRLEQAPKPNTYLVQAWPKRQEDRAQYKMVQVVLSSGFEPEVMIMYAPNFHEKLAPQWDHYEFSEVKRNAIGAGISQFLGHFIPQQPPADWKIDRQNFLPPQIAQGNPAQQQQQPAPRN; translated from the coding sequence ATGCGACTCCATCGCGGTCATTTGTTTTTGCTCAGCATCGTCTGTGGTGCATTGACCTTTGCATCACCAGCAAACGCCCAGCAACAGGCGGTTGCCGGTGCGAAACCGCAAGCCGCTGCACAGCCGTTTCCTGCCCTGACACCGGCACAACAAGCCGAGCTTGATCGTGTCCTGGCTTCATGGCAACAGAAAAGCCAATCGACCAAAACGTTGGAGTGTAAGTTTGAACGCTGGCACTTCGACCTTCTTGCCGCACCGGCTGGGGTTCACGCCCACAAAGCCGAAGGTGTTGTCAAATATGCGAACCCAGACAAAGGTTTGTTCCGTGTTGACAGCATCATGTACTACAAAGGCATGAAGAACGGTGCTCCTCAATTCGGGCCGACTGCCAACAAGTACGGCGAGTACTGGATCTGCAACGGCGTCGAGCTGATCGAATACGATCGCGAGCAAAAGAAGTGCAACGTTCAGTCCCTGCCTCCGAACATGCAGGGCACGAACATCTTCAACAGTCCGCTTCCCTTTGTTTTCAACCTGGACGCACAACAGATCAAAGAAAGGTACTGGGTGCGACTTGAACAAGCCCCAAAGCCAAACACGTACTTGGTGCAAGCATGGCCCAAACGCCAGGAAGACCGTGCCCAATACAAAATGGTACAGGTCGTCCTGAGCTCGGGATTCGAACCCGAAGTCATGATCATGTACGCACCCAACTTCCACGAAAAGCTGGCCCCTCAATGGGATCACTACGAATTCAGCGAAGTTAAACGCAACGCGATCGGTGCTGGTATCAGCCAGTTCCTCGGACACTTCATCCCGCAACAGCCGCCAGCGGACTGGAAGATTGACCGACAGAACTTCTTGCCACCGCAAATCGCTCAGGGCAACCCAGCCCAACAGCAGCAGCAACCCGCGCCGCGCAACTGA
- a CDS encoding WD40 repeat domain-containing protein has product MQAVENAIQPTLNRRRFAAFALGGVLISQTQFTRAEEGIKAPASDAAYRSETPVNTMVRRLEPVSTDFNGAIIQAIAAGNSGKLLAVAGDDHGIRILHAGTLQRLALLRGHSDLIQSLQFDSTGRRLVSAGNDGELIIWNCQDWTVSQRMQTSHAFAGVRFAPNGMELAAVGFTDEVFIINNKPVNPHPRVLCDCTDLRSVEYRQDGKVLAVAGRSGKLHLFERTQYALFDESHLHHGRIHDMQFVGSSNVLASVGEDGKLTLFDTESKKTVLQVAVAKGKLYAICVIDEKYVAVAGSDDLISIVEQSTGKVIERLKGHSGTVTSLASIGSTLYSGGFDATLRMWQLDNIIGGPDRIAERDNLLGR; this is encoded by the coding sequence ATGCAAGCAGTTGAAAACGCAATTCAGCCAACGCTGAATCGACGACGATTTGCAGCCTTCGCACTCGGCGGAGTCTTGATCAGCCAGACACAGTTCACCAGAGCTGAAGAGGGCATCAAGGCGCCTGCAAGCGATGCGGCATACCGATCGGAGACTCCGGTCAACACGATGGTTCGGCGGCTTGAGCCCGTTAGTACTGACTTCAATGGCGCGATCATTCAAGCGATCGCCGCGGGAAATTCGGGAAAGCTGCTGGCGGTCGCTGGCGACGATCACGGCATTCGAATCTTGCATGCCGGGACTTTACAAAGGTTAGCACTGCTGCGCGGGCATTCGGATCTTATCCAAAGCTTGCAGTTCGATTCGACCGGGCGGCGGCTGGTTTCTGCTGGCAATGACGGCGAACTGATCATCTGGAATTGCCAGGACTGGACGGTGTCGCAGCGGATGCAAACATCGCATGCGTTTGCCGGAGTCCGCTTTGCACCAAACGGGATGGAGCTTGCGGCGGTCGGTTTCACCGATGAAGTGTTCATCATCAACAACAAGCCCGTCAATCCGCACCCTCGTGTGCTGTGCGATTGCACCGACTTGCGATCCGTCGAATACCGACAGGATGGCAAGGTATTGGCGGTCGCTGGGCGAAGCGGAAAGCTACACCTGTTCGAACGAACGCAGTACGCACTGTTTGACGAATCCCATCTGCATCACGGTCGGATTCATGACATGCAGTTTGTCGGTTCATCAAATGTATTGGCTTCTGTCGGGGAAGACGGAAAGCTGACGTTGTTTGATACAGAGTCCAAAAAGACGGTGCTTCAAGTTGCTGTCGCAAAGGGCAAGCTCTATGCGATCTGTGTCATCGATGAAAAGTATGTCGCAGTCGCGGGAAGCGATGACTTGATCAGCATCGTCGAGCAATCGACGGGCAAAGTGATCGAACGCTTGAAGGGCCACTCCGGTACCGTGACTTCGTTGGCATCGATCGGGTCAACGCTGTACTCCGGTGGATTCGACGCAACGCTGCGGATGTGGCAGTTGGACAACATCATTGGCGGACCGGATCGGATTGCCGAACGGGACAACCTTTTGGGGCGATAA